In one Colletotrichum destructivum chromosome 2, complete sequence genomic region, the following are encoded:
- a CDS encoding Putative glycoside hydrolase, family 5, glycosyl hydrolase, all-beta — protein MSSFRLTIEDGQFRDSYGRQVVLRGLNVAADAKLPSEPDQPSHIGNDFFDGDNVKFHNRPFPKDEAHVHFSRIKRYGYNTIRYIFTWEAIEAAGPGRYDEEWIQHTIEVLRIAKDYGFYIFMDPHQDVWSRFCGGSGAPMWTIYACGLNPQSFSATEAAIVHNTYPKPEEFPKMIWSTNYWRLAAATIFTMYFGGKDFAPKCIINGINIQDFLQGHFVAACAHLAKRIHEAGDLENDVVIGWESMNEPGCGLVGYQDISVIPNAQKLKKGSCPTIWQTILTGSGRACEVDTWDMGGMGPYKVGRSLVDPHGEMAWLPADYDDSRYGWKRDEGWKLGECVWAQHGVWDPKTDTLVNKNYFAKNPNTGKSIDHPEFTNTYFMHSYRLYRDAIRPIHKNCIMLMQYPTLELPPQIKGTEDDDPLMAFSPHWYDGITLMTKRWNRVWNVDVVGVLRGRYWHEALSVKVGETAIRNCFKDQLASLRQEGLDRMGNHPCVMTEFGIPYDMGEKKAYKTGDYADQSAALDANYYGAEGSGMEGHCLWVYTAKNTHQHGDLWNGEDLSVFSLDDKTLPMSPLPRSPSPNPSSDLKRNSMSRDVPDESTVTPENLQNTITNPSISSAPSKDPELTNAPGLRAAEAFVRPSPWVVAGDVLQYGFDLRSCTFTLKLKASAPPSEGAPTVVFLPEFHYPQDNCTVEVSSGKWAISTDDEEGPLVQKLKWWHADGVQTLKVTGLARQHNVLEGSEEDMGYLEQCQKNYANCSVM, from the exons ATGTCGTCGTTTCGATTGACCATCGAGGATGGCCAGTTCCGCGACAGCTATGGTAGACAAGTCGTGCTTCGAGGCCTaaacgtcgccgccgacgccaagtTGCCCAGCGAACCCGACCAGCCCTCCCACATTGGCAACGACTTCTTTGACGGTGACAACGTCAAGTTCCACAACCGCCCGTTCCCCAAGGATGAGGCCCACGTTCACTTCTCGAGGATAAAGCGCTACGGCTACAACACCATCCGCTACATCTTTACGTGGGAagccatcgaggccgccggtCCGGGGCGCTACGACGAGGAATGGATCCAGCACACGATCGAGGTTCTAAGGATAGCCAAGGATTACGGCTTCTACATCTTCATGGACCCCCATCAGGACGTA TGGTCTAGGTTCTGCGGCGGCTCTGGCGCGCCCATGTGGACGATCTACGCCTGCGGCCTGAACCCCCAGAGCTTCTCCGCGACAGAAGCCGCCATCGTGCACAACACGTACCCGAAACCCGAAGAGTTCCCCAAGATGATTTGGTCAACCAACTACTGGCGCCTCGCCGCAGCCACCATCTTCACAATGTATTTTGGCGGCAAGGACTTTGCGCCCAAGTGCATCATCAACGGCATCAACATTCAAGACTTCTTGCAGGGCCACTTCGTGGCGGCATGCGCCCATCTCGCGAAGCGCATacacgaggccggcgacctcgagaacGACGTTGTTATCGGCTGGGAGAGCATGAACGAGCCGGGGTGCGGTCTTGTCGGATACCAAGATATCAGCGTCATTCCGAACGCGCagaagttgaagaagggCTCGTGTCCGACTATTTGGCAGACTATCCTTACCGGCTCTGGTCGTGCGTGCGAGGTGGACACGTGGGATATGGGCGGTATGGGCCCGTATAAAGTCGGCCGTTCGCTGGTGGATCCCCACGGCGAGATGGCTTGGCTGCCCGCCGACTACGACGATTCGAGGTACGGGTGGAAACGAGACGAGGGATGGAAGCTTGGAGAGTGCGTTTGGGCGCAACACGGCGTTTGGGACCCCAAGACCGACACGCTCGTCAACAAGAACTACTTCGCCAAGAACCCCAATACGGGGAAGTCCATCGACCATCCGGAGTTTACTAATACTTACTTCATGCACTCATACCGTCTCTACAGAGACGCCATTCGGCCGATACACAAAAACTGCATCATGCTGATGCAGTACCCAACGCTAGAGCTGCCGCCTCAGATCAAGGGcaccgaggacgatgacCCCTTGATGGCATTCTCGCCTCATTGGTACGACGGCATTACTTTGATGACAAAACGCTGGAACAGGGTGTGGAATGTGGATGTCGTCGGTGTGTTGCGCGGAAGGTACTGGCACGAGGCCCTTTCGGTAAAGGTCGGCGAGACGGCCATTCGCAACTGCTTCAAAGACCAGCTGGCGTCGTTGCGCCAGGAAGGCCTGGACCGCATGGGAAACCATCCCTGCGTGATGACGGAGTTTGGTATCCCGTACGACAtgggcgagaagaaggcgtaCAAGACGGGTGATTATGCGGACCAGTCAGCAGCATTGGACGCCAACTATTATGGAGCCGAAGGGTCGGGTATGGAGGGTCACTGCCTCTGGGTCTACACTGCAAAG AACACACACCAACATGGTGACCTTTGGAACGGCGAGGATTTGTCAGTCTTCTCACTGGACGACAAGACTCTACCCATgtcacccctcccccgcaGCCCGTCACCCAACCCATCGTCGGACCTGAAGCGCAATTCGATGAGCAGAGACGTGCCCGACGAGTCAACCGTGACGCCGGAAAACCTTCAAAACACCATCACAAACCCGTCGATATCATCTGCGCCGTCCAAGGACCCCGAGCTAACCAACGCACCGGGCCTCCGGGCTGCCGAGGCCTTTGTCCGGCCCTCTCCGTGGGTCGTGGCGGGTGACGTACTGCAGTACGGCTTCGACCTGCGCAGCTGCACCTTCACGCTCAAGCTcaaggcgtcggcgccgccctcggagggggcgccgacggtggtgTTTCTGCCCGAGTTCCACTACCCGCAGGACAACTGCACTGTCGAGGTAAGCTCGGGCAAGTGGGCCATCAGcacggacgacgaggaaggccCGTTGGTGCAGAAGCTCAAGTGGTGGCACGCCGATGGTGTGCAGACGCTCAAGGTCACGGGGCTAGCAAGGCAGCATAACGTCCTCGAGGGATCCGAGGAGGATATGGGGTACTTGGAGCAGTGCCAGAAGAACTACGCCAACTGCAGCGTCATGTAA
- a CDS encoding Putative major facilitator, sugar transporter, major facilitator superfamily: MSRSVRRGCGPLSLQYPSRHFCKVALPYPDSLLGDWGADENSGHVQASFNGSSLYDTESGLDTLVVDGRNKNSKSGVDDWKLGAANASPFFFAAILGYPLALPVNHYLGRKGGMIVAAFLVLVSSLASAFTTNWQQLFGIRLVNGIGMGLEAVSTPILASETAVGFWRGTSILAWQLWVAAGMMIGFAFNLMFDTTPDSNKRLAFLLMVAAPMVPALALMAFIIWFCDESPRYLMRVSSPSYSPQRLRNTELQALRDIYLVHKSLEQEEPASGDVADSQPAQGFMATAAGFFRQWKQFFLWRRLRNALISSSTVALAQQLCGINVLAFYSGMPFNRVGVDKRVSMILSLGYGAANFVFGLPAIRTIDTLGRRKWLTPTPPATVFFMLLAGVSFNIPDGEPPGRGGDTVHHVVRGGILFAGLNVIALLLVFLLLEETKRRSLEDLDLVFAVSKRSFVRHQVFQYLPWFFKRYFLGKRKAKPSLYIDLIWGPRGERSRVEDAEGTGRRDSSESGRDSTHA; encoded by the exons ATGTCTCGTTCAGTGAGAAGGGGATGTGGACCATTATCATTACAGTATCCCTCGCGGCATTTTTGCAAGGTGGCCCTCCCATATCCCGATTCCCTTCTTGGAGACTGGGGTGCTGACGAAAATTCAGGTCACGTCCAGGCCTCCTTTAATGGCTCGTCGTTATATGATACAGAGTCCGGCCTCGACACGCTGGTTGTCGACGGAAGAAACAAAAACTCCAAGTCAGGAGTCGATGACTGGAAACTTGGGGCTGCGAACGCGTCGCCTTTTTTCTTCGCTGCGATCTTGGGCTATCCCTTGGCACTTCCTGTGAACCACTACTTGGGCCGCAAAGGAGGCATGATTGTCGCAGCTTTCTTGGTCCTTGTCAGCTCGCTCGCCTCGGCCTTTACCACAAACTGGCAACAGCTTTTCGGCATCCGTCTGGTCAATGGAATCG GAATGGGTCTGGAGGCCGTCAGCACCCCTATTCTAGCCAGTGAGACTGCGGTCGGCTTCTGGCGTGGCACATCCATCCTCGCGTGGCAACTGTGGGTGGCCGCGGGGATGATGATTGGATTCGCCTTCAACCTGATGTTTGACACAACGCCTGACTCGAACAAGAGACTGGCCTTCCTACTAATGGTGGCAGCCCCCATGGTACCCGCGCTGGCGCTGATGGCGTTTATTATCTGGTTTTGCGACGAAAGCCCGCGTTACCTGATGCGCGTGTCGAGCCCGAGCTACAGCCCACA GAGGCTGAGGAACACGGAGCTGCAGGCGCTGCGGGACATTTACCTGGTCCACAAGTCgctcgagcaggaggagccagccagcggcgacgtcgccgactcCCAGCCGGCGCAAGGCTTCATGGCGACCGCCGCAGGGTTCTTCCGCCAATGGAAACAGTTCTTCCTctggcggcggcttcgtAACGCGCTCATCAGCAGCTCGACGGTGGCTCTCGCGCAGCAGCTATGCGGCATCAACGTGCTGGCATTCTACTCGGGCATGCCCTTCAACCGCGTCGGCGTGGATAAGAGGGTGTCAATGATCCTCAGCCTCGGCTACGGCGCCGCCAacttcgtcttcggcctccCCGCCATCAGGACTATTGACACGCTGGGGCGGCGCAAGTGGCTTACGCCGACACCGCCAGCAACGGTGTTTTTCATGCTGCTCGCAGGGGTGTCATTCAACATCCCCGACGGCGAACCCCCAGGTCGCGGTGGTGACACTGTTCACCATGTTGTTCGCGGCGGCATACTGTTTGCGGGCCTCAACGTCATCGCATTGTTACTCGTGTTTCTGTTGCTGGAAgagacgaagaggcggagcctcgaggatcttgatCTCGTGTTTGCCGTTTCGAAGCGTTCCTTTGTACGACATCAGGTGTTTCAGTACCTACCGTGGTTCTTCAAGCGGTACTTCCTGGGCAAGAGGAAGGCTAAGCCAAGTTTGTACATCGACCTGATCTGGGGGCCTAGAGGGGAAAGGTCCCGTGTGGAAGATGCAGAGGGGACGGGACGGAGGGACAGCTCAGAGTCGGGCCGAGACAGCACACATGCTTGA
- a CDS encoding Putative tetratricopeptide-like helical domain superfamily, with protein MSGAKAALKAIGDSVKQQKWDDAIQRATEFLEREPKNYQATIFLAFALDKKNRVDDSERAYKSASLLRPKDSQAWQGLIKLYEKQDRKRLGAYQQAAIRLAELYRDSDDMYKCQDVIDKFIDFTRSQGDTSQYIEALSVILPGSPIYPALEGRVPHPAKTYETMAQIIEADEKKRINTLIGERRTRIGARLNEVTLEVKREVMAQSKLEFVYQQLINWTNDDELRRKYEEKLLQYCYDRLLVAPAGPEKGAALQAVLKLALDMVIIKHPFRLAWEIAIDWKDAKEIKDWDVNMLRDYCSFFPETDLYKVITGFLTSSISPFPKASPAALEAEETEEESEDDEGGGVSMVPLTEQDRILMMTEGITTSNSLFAHRLVGDYYQHLEEYEINMELMRKSMEYLKTERIKTGMTFQNTQDAYSLYLATALVFYQSPRHHTEAKALFEGVLGHDPSSTAALIGVGLIYEEEEDYNDAIEFFGRALKRDPSNLRVKTEAAWVQALKGDYETAKLQLEDSLPLIEKVSPPAKELLAQTQYRLGSCVWNIDTSKAARKSRTGAYVYFLDALRNNLNFAPAYTSLGVYYADYANDKKRARRCFQKAVELSSSEVEAAKRLAQSFADEGDWDRVELVAQRVVDSGKVRPPPGSKRKGISWPFAALGVAELNKQEFHKSIVSFQSALRIHPDDYHSWVGLGESYYSSGRYVAATKAILNAQRLEETIPSEVLGDTWFTKYMLANVKRELAEFDEAIGLYQDVIDSRPHEDGVAIALIQTMVDNALDSVEKGLFGKAIHLAIDTISFASRAAASVVGTFNFWKSLADACSVFSAVQNRAVDFPAESIMALIDGGDKEAYTIFADVDKVGTGVISAKGLFSDDERLGVDLTRCIHATILCHKRAIHVSAHDLHAQAVAYYNLGWAEHRAHICLPSSIRKKSSVYLKTAMKCFKRAIELEAGNWDFWNSLGVVTSEISPAVSQHSFVRSLHLNERSPATWTNLGTLALLQNDMQLANEAFNRAQSTDPDYAHAWLGQGFVALLYGKTKEARGLFTHAMEIAEASSIITRRQYPLAVFDHILTTRSTNVASLIQPIFALGQLNNLKPQDLAYGHLATQFLERTRDTVKAVQILEKICGILEADYEVTESPKALAQFALAKTDLARSYLASGAYEQAIECGEMAIQLSDDESDNELTKEERKKARLSAHLTVGLAQYYSKDVNEALLCFESALEESDNNPDAVCLLAQVLWATGAEESREKARGALFEVIEDQPDHVQSVLLLGVIAVLDNDEESVEAVVSELQGLRTSHKVGDIEQSHIGEVLGAITKLGETSTDEDVMTQIQTDIMLYPHLPHGWSNLAEFGGEQYAAEMALTVAKKGAPPRGTLEAEDLAKTYAGTGVAADAQTAIFLSPWKTDGWNSLRDAVYGN; from the exons ATGTCAGGTGCCAAGGCTGCCCTCAAGGCCATTGGCGACTCTGTGAAACAACAGAAATGGGACGATGCTATCCAAAGGGCAACTGAATTCCTCGAGCGAGAGCCGAAGAACTACCAGGC AACCATCTTTCTCGCCTTTGCTCTTGACAAGAAGAACCGCGTCGATGACTCCGAGAGGGCGTACAAGTCTGCTTCATTGCTGCGGCCTAAAGACAGCCAGGCATGGCAAGGTCTTATCAAGCTCTACGAGAAGCAGGACCGCAAACGCCTAGGCGCATATCAGCAAGCTGCCATCAGATTGGCCGAGCTCTATCGGGATTCCGACGATATGTACAAGTGCCAGGATGTTATCGATAAATTCATCGACTTTACGAGATCCCAGGGAGACACTTCGCAATACATCGAGGCTCTCAGCGTCATCCTTCCGGGTAGCCCCATCTATCCCGCTCTTGAGGGACGGGTACCACACCCAGCCAAGACCTACGAGACAATGGCACAAatcatcgaggccgacgaaAAGAAGCGCATCAACACCCTGATCGGCGAGCGCCGGACAAGAATCGGCGCACGCCTGAACGAGGTGACTCTTGAGGTCAAGCGTGAGGTCATGGCCCAGAGCAAGCTCGAATTTGTTTACCAGCAGCTGATCAACTGGACAAACGATGACGAACTACGGCGAAAGTATGAGGAGAAGCTTCTGCAATACTGCTATGATCGTCTGTTGGTAGCTCCTGCCGGCCCGGAGAAGGGGGCAGCCCTTCAAGCCGTCCTCAAATTGGCCCTCGACATGGTCATCATCAAGCACCCCTTCCGACTGGCCTGGGAGATTGCCATCGACTGGAAGGACGCAAAAGAAATCAAGGACTGGGATGTCAACATGTTGAGAGACTACTGCTCATTCTTCCCCGAGACCGATCTCTACAAAGTCATCACCGGCTTCTTGACGAGCAGCATCTCACCCTTTCCAAAGGCATCGCCAGCGGCACTCGAGGCGGAAGAAACCGAagaggagagcgaggacgacgagggaggTGGCGTGTCGATGGTGCCTCTGACGGAGCAGGATAGAATCCTGATGATGACGGAGGGTATCACCACATCCAACTCGCTATTCGCTCACCGCTTGGTAGGAGACTACTATCAGCATCTGGAGGAATACGAGATCAACATGGAGTTGATGCGCAAGTCGATGGAATATCTCAAGACGGAAAGAATCAAGACTGGCATGACGTTCCAGAATACCCAAGACGCCTACTCCTTGTATCTGGCTACGGCGCTGGTCTTCTACCAGTCTCCTCGACACCACACCGAGGCGAAGGCGCTCTTTGAGGGAGTCCTCGGTCACGACCCATCTTCCACTGCAGCTCTGATTGGAGTTGGACTAATCtatgaagaggaagaggattACAACGACGCCATCGAATTCTTCGGGCGTGCCCTCAAGAGAGACCCCTCTAACCTCCGGGTCAAGACTGAAGCTGCTTGGGTCCAGGCTCTGAAGGGGGATTACGAGACGGCCAAGTTACAGTTGGAGGACTCACTTCCTCTCATCGAAAAGGTGTCGCCGCCAGCCAAGGAACTTCTCGCGCAAACACAGTACCGCCTGGGGTCCTGCGTCTGGAACATCGACACGTCGAAGGCAGCCCGAAAGAGCCGCACGGGTGCTTACGTGTACTTCCTGGATGCCTTGAGGAATAACCTCAACTTCGCGCCGGCCTACACCAGCCTCGGCGTCTACTATGCCGACTATGCCAACGACAAGAAGAGAGCACGACGATGCTTTCAGAAGGCCGTTGAGCTTTCTTCCTCCGAGGTCGAAGCCGCCAAGCGTCTCGCTCAATCTTTCGCGGACGAAGGCGATTGGGACAGAGTCGAACTTGTGGCCCAACGTGTGGTTGACTCAGGCAAAGTTAGGCCACCTCCAGGCTCCAAAAGGAAGGGCATTAGTTGGCCTTTTGCCGCGCTTGGTGTCGCCGAGTTGAACAAGCAAGAATTCCACAAATCCATTGTCTCATTCCAGTCAGCCTTGAGAATTCATCCAGATGACTACCACTCCTGGGTCGGCTTGGGCGAGAGCTACTACTCTTCAGGTCGATACGTTGCAGCAACAAAAGCCATTCTCAACGCGCAAAGATTGGAGGAAACGATCCCCTCCGAGGTACTCGGCGACACATGGTTTACCAAATACATGCTTGCTAATGTCAAGCGTGAGCTGGCTGAATTCGACGAAGCCATCGGTCTCTATCAAGACGTTATTGATAGTCGACCCCACGAGGATGGAGTTGCAATTGCTTTAATCCAGACCATGGTTGACAATGCGCTGGATtctgtcgagaagggccttTTTGGTAAGGCGATACACCTTGCCATCGATACTATCAGCTTTGCCTCAAGGGCAGCCGCCAGTGTCGTCGGGACCTTCAACTTCTGGAAGTCGCTGGCCGACGCTTGCTCCGTCTTCTCTGCAGTCCAAAATCGAGCAGTTGACTTCCCAGCAGAGTCCATCATGGCCCTCattgacggcggcgacaaggaAGCCTACACCATCTTCGCCGATGTCGACAAAGTCGGTACTGGAGTCATTTCTGCAAAGGGGCTGTTCTCCGATGATGAGAGGCTTGGTGTCGACTTGACAAGATGCATCCATGCGACAATCTTGTGCCACAAGCGTGCCATCCATGTCTCAGCCCACGACCTCCATGCTCAGGCTGTTGCCTACTACAACCTCGGCTGGGCCGAACACCGGGCCCACATATGCCTGCCTTCAAGTATTAGGAAGAAGTCGAGCGTGTACTTGAAGACTGCCATGAAGTGTTTCAAGCGGGCCATCGAGCTTGAGGCCGGAAATTGGGACTTTTGGAACTCCCTGGGTGTCGTGACAAGCGAGATCAGTCCTGCTGTGTCGCAACACTCGTTCGTCCGAAGCCTCCACCTGAACGAGAGGAGCCCAGCAACATGGACCAATCTTGGAACTTTGGCGCTTCTGCAGAACGACATGCAGCTGGCCAACGAGGCCTTCAACCGAGCGCAGTCAACGGATCCCGACTACGCTCATGCGTGGCTCGGTCAAGGTTTCGTGGCTCTCCTCTACGGAAAGACGAAGGAAGCAAGAGGCCTGTTCACCCATGCCATGGAGATCGCTGAGGCTTCTTCTATCATCACCAGACGCCAGTACCCGTTGGCCGTGTTCGACCATATTCTGACTACAAGGTCCACCAACGTGGCGTCCTTGATCCAACCAATCTTCGCTCTTGGCCAGCTTAATAATTTGAAGCCACAAGATTTGGCATACGGACATCTGGCGACCCAATTCCTCGAGCGAACTCGAGATACTGTCAAGGCGGTTCAAATACTTGAAAAGATTTGCGGCATCCTGGAAGCCGATTACGAAGTGACGGAATCTCCAAAAGCTCTGGCCCAATTCGCGCTAGCCAAGACAGATCTGGCAAGATCGTACCTTGCTTCTGGTGCTTACGAGCAGGCTATCGAGTGCGGCGAGATGGCAATCCAGCTGAGCGACGATGAATCGGACAACGAGCTGACCAAGGAAGAGCGCAAGAAGGCCCGTCTTTCCGCCCACCTGACAGTGGGATTGGCGCAATACTACAGCAAGGATGTCAACGAGGCGCTTTTGTGCTTCGAGTCAGCGCTCGAGGAATCCGACAACAACCCTGACGCAGTGTGCCTCCTTGCACAGGTTCTGTGGGCGACGGGCGCAGAGGAGTCTCGCGAGAAGGCTCGCGGTGCTCTCTTCGAGGTGATTGAGGACCAGCCCGACCACGTCCAGTCCGTCCTCCTGCTGGGCGTCATAgccgtcctcgacaacgacgaggaaTCTGTCGAGGCGGTTGTGTCCGAGCTTCAAGGCCTCCGGACCAGCCACAAGGTTGGAGATATTGAACAGTCTCACATCGGCGAGGTACTCGGGGCCATCACGAAACTCGGGGAGACGAGCACGGATGAGGATGTCATGACCCAAATCCAGACAGACATCATGCTGTATCCCCACTTGCCGCACGGCTGGTCGAACCTAGCGGAGTTTGGTGGAGAGCAATATGCTGCCGAGATGGCGTTGACAGTGGCGAAGAAGGGAGCGCCGCCCAGAGGAacgctcgaggccgaggatcTAGCCAAGACATATGCGGGTACCGGGGTCGCTGCAGACGCGCAGACGGCCATTTTCTTGTCGCCTTGGAAGACTGATGGATGGAACTCATTGCGGGATGCCGTCTACGGCAACTGA
- a CDS encoding Putative ankyrin repeat-containing domain superfamily produces the protein MKEKLADINLRSETEEVTLEAKTRGVAACTTILDASTSNLETSNRPRHFSVGLLRVERPRILCQSTNLVQETADLYIKALQLDGALDEPRGVEVRVNTAVIPLTSRPASPPESEDIPGPRRPSAMRELSQALAWCRESSFDIDTSSGFRFETCDFISRTSPLHKAIQDENVDVLRRMVGHVASLETGGDPGIPTPLLFVASTKNRDCVGLLLQNGARADVRDSTGLSPLHRCQSKVGGVNVAKLLLNNTSILLDVIDNSGKTALFMACEMGNEKMVRFPLEEGAYTNICHQTRRGPMLSPYASCTNLAQDWDDQALLSHGADPRLTDANGANAIQAANNAGLAESDIKRLLQEHGSAFPRLSSDASSSTTIFTRSSTSSDNGPHPSGRRSNLMRFWSKSESFHSGIESAAEGGVNE, from the exons ATGAAGGAGAAACTGGCCGATATCAATTTGAGAAGTGAGACAGAAGAGGTGACCCTAGAGGCGAAAACG AGAGGCGTAGCCGCTTGTACCACGATCTTGGATGCCTCTACATCAAACTTGGAAACCTCAAACAGGCCGAGACATTTCTCAGTCGGGCTCTTAAGGGTCGAAAGACCCAGGATCCTATGCCAGTCAACTAACTTAGTACAAGAAACGGCTGACTTGTATATCAAAGCCTTGCAACTTGACGGAGCTCTCGATGAACCACGAGGGGTGGAAGTCCGGGTAAACACCGCCGTCATACCCTTGACGAGTCGCCCAGCATCACCTCCAGAGTCAGAAGACATTCCGGGCCCCAGAAGACCGTCGGCAATGAGAGAACTGTCTCAGGCCTTGGCCTGGTGTCGAGAAAGCAGCTTCGACATCGACACGTCGAGCGGCTTTCGGTTTGAAACTTGCGATTTCATAAGTCGTACATCGCCGCTCCACAAAGCAATTCAAGATGAGAATGTAGATGTTCTGAGGCGGATGGTAGGGCATGTTGCCAGTCTCGAAACTGGCGGCGACCCTGGTATCCCGACGCCGCTGCTATTTGTGGCGTCAACGAAAAACCGCGATTGTGTTGGCCTGCTGTTGCAAAACGGTGCTCGAGCCGACGTCCGTGACAGCACAGGGCTGAGTCCACTACATCGGTGCCAAAGCAAGGTGGGGGGTGTCAACGTGGCTAAGCTCCTACTCAACAATACCTCTATTTTGCTGGACGTCATCGACAACTCGGGCAAGACGGCTCTATTCATGGCTTGCGAGATGGGGAACGAAAAGATGGTTCGGTTTCCTTTAGAAGAGGGAGCCTACACCAACATCTGCCATCAGACAAGGCGAGGGCCGATGTTGTCTCCCTACGCAAGTTGTACCAAC CTCGCGCAAGATTGGGATGATCAAGCCCTGCTATCCCACGGAGCGGACCCTCGCCTCACTGATGCCAATGGCGCAAATGCTATTCAAGCAGCCAACAACGCTGGGTTGGCTGAATCAGATATCAAGCGGCTCCTGCAGGAGCATGGGTCGGCATTTCCTCGACTGTCTAGTGATGCGTCTTCGTCGACAACCATTTTTACCAGATCCTCGACTTCAAGTGACAATGGTCCGCATCCATCAGGCCGGCGGAGTAATCTCATGAGATTTTGGAGTAAGTCGGAGTCGTTCCATTCGGGGATCGAGTCCGCCGCAGAGGGGGGAGTAAATGAGTAA
- a CDS encoding Putative RecQ mediated genome instability protein gives MDLTTQIRSALNSQSFPTPSIPWTTILTSRVPTPPLPSLIATAKARLLASDLTTADLLDPSSTAVLPKINPKTPEAVLPKNVPCQVLDIENLSLSRWEQVEELEAVARGEQTSGRRVVRLAAADDPDYDNLDDGPGPGPAGVGAGRQQQQLQQRQNATHRLVLQDCKGQKVYAMELRRMERIGIGSTNIGEKIMLKKGTVIARGTVLLESNNCVLLGGKIDAWQKAWVEGRMARLKEAVESERG, from the coding sequence ATGGATCTTACAACTCAAATACGCTCCGCTTTGAATTCTCAATCCTTCCCGACCCCCTCCATTCCCTGGACGACGATCCTGACCTCGCGCGTACCGACCCCTCCActcccctccctcatcgCCACCGCAAAAGCGCGCCTTCTCGCCTCCGACCTCACGACGGCAGACCTCCTTGACCCCTCCTCTACCGCCGTGCTCCCCAAAATTAACCCCAAGACGCCCGAGGCGGTCCTGCCGAAAAACGTCCCGTGCCAGGTCCTCGACATTGAGAACCTGAGTCTCTCGCGTTgggagcaggtcgaggagctcgaggccgtggcgAGGGGCGAGCAGACGTCGGGCCGGAGGGTTGTAAGGCTGGCCGCTGCTGATGATCCCGACTACGATaatctcgacgacggtccCGGTCCTGGTCCCGCCGGTGTTGGTGCGGgtcggcagcaacagcagttACAGCAACGACAAAACGCGACGCATAGGCTCGTGCTGCAGGACTGCAAGGGACAGAAGGTTTATGCGATGGAGCTCCGACGCATGGAGAGGATCGGCATTGGGAGCACGAACATCGGCGAAAAGATCATGCTCAAGAAGGGGACGGTCATTGCTAGGGGTACGGTGCTGCTTGAGTCGAACAATTGCGTTCTGCTAGGCGGGAAGATCGATGCCTGGCAGAAGGCCTGGGTCGAGGGGAGAATGGCGAGATTAAAGGAAGCTGTCGAGTCCGAACGGGGATAG